A stretch of Salarias fasciatus chromosome 23, fSalaFa1.1, whole genome shotgun sequence DNA encodes these proteins:
- the ddr2a gene encoding discoidin domain-containing receptor 2 isoform X2 has product MSLHVFGMKHLWDVHFLRLTLLHLLGAVTSQVNPGVCRYPLGMSGGQIQDEDISASSQWSESTAARYGRLDFEEGDGAWCPEITVEPDSLKEFLQIDLRSLHFITLVGTQGRHAGGIGNEFAQMYKIKYSRDGSRWISWRNRQGKQVIEGNRNAYDIVLKDLEPPIIARFVRFMPVTDHSMNVCMRVELYGCEWLDGLVSYNAPAGEQMNLPAKSVYLNDSVYDGAIIHSMTEGLGQLTDGVFGLDNFMMSHVYNVWPGYDYVGWTNESFPGGFVEIMFEFDRTRNFTTMKVHCNNMFVHHVKAFRQVVCYFRSESDWEATPLSFSPVVDETNPSARFVTINLANHMASAIKCQFYFADAWMLFSEITFQSDTAMYNTTLAPPKTGLPPNTPPDDPTHKVDDSNTRILIGCLVAIIFILVAIIVIILWRQVWQKMLEKASRRMLDDELTASLSIQSETFIYNHNHNHSSTTSEQESNSTYERIFPLGPDYQEPSRLISSSSTAASKSTTTTTVGPDGVPHYAEADIVNLQGVTGSNTYAIPAVTMDLLSGKDVAVEEFPRKLLTFKEKLGEGQFGEVHLCEAEGMQEFMNKEFLFDIPEDQPVLVAVKMLRSDANKNARNDFLKEIKIMSRLKDPNIIRLLAVCIYSDPLCMITEYMENGDLNQFLSRHEPEGQLALLSNAPTVSFGNLCYMATQIASGMKYLSSLNFVHRDLATRNCLVGKNYTIKIADFGMSRNLYSGDYYRIQGRAVLPIRWMSWESILLGKFTTASDVWAFAVTLWEILNFCKEQPYSQLTDEQVIENTGEFFRDQKRQIYLPQPVLCPDSLYKVMLSCWRRNTKERPSFQEIHRALLDMEP; this is encoded by the exons ATGTCTTTGCATGTGTTTGGGATGAAGCACCTGTGGGACGTTCACTTCCTCCGGCtgaccctcctccacctgttagGAGCCGTCACGTCTCAGGTCAATCCAG gtgtgtgtcgGTATCCTCTGGGCATGTCTGGAGGCCAGATACAGGATGAGGACATCTCTGCCTCCAGCCAGTGGTCCGAATCCACTGCTGCTAGATATGGCAG GCTGGACTTTGAGGAGGGGGATGGTGCGTGGTGTCCAGAGATCACGGTGGAGCCCGACAGCCTGAAGGAGTTCCTCCAGATCGACCTGCGCTCGCTCCACTTCATCACCCTTGTGGGGACGCAGGGTCGACACGCGGGGGGCATCGGCAACGAGTTCGCCCAGATGTACAAGATAAAGTACAGTCGAGACGGCAGCCGCTGGATCTCGTGGAGAAACAGACAGGGCAAGCAG GTGATCGAGGGAAACAGGAATGCCTACGACATCGTACTCAAGGACCTGGAGCCCCCCATAATTGCTCGCTTTGTCCGCTTCATGCCTGTAACGGACCACTCCATGAACGTCTGCATGAGAGTGGAGCTCTATGGCTGTGAATGGCTTG ATGGCTTGGTTTCATACAACGCTCCTGCAGGGGAACAGATGAACCTACCAGCTAAATCAGTTTACCTCAATGACTCCGTCTACGATGGAGCGATCATCCACAG TATGACTGAAGGCTTGGGCCAGCTGACCGATGGAGTGTTTGGTTTGGACAATTTCATGATGAGCCACGTCTACAATGTGTGGCCCGGTTATGACTATGTTGGTTGGACCAATGAGAGCTTCCCTGGTGGATTCGTTGAAATAATGTTTGAGTTTGATCGCACCAGAAACTTCACCACCATGAAG GTCCACTGCAACAACATGTTCGTCCATCACGTCAAGGCCTTCCGTCAGGTGGTCTGCTATTTCCGCTCTGAATCGGACTGGGAGGCCACGCCGCTCTCCTTCAGCCCGGTGGTGGACGAGACGAATCCCAGCGCCCGCTTTGTTACTATCAACCTGGCCAATCACATGGCCAGTGCCATCAAGTGCCAGTTCTACTTTGCAGACGCCTGGATGCTGTTCAGTGAAATCACCTTCCAGTCAG ATACAGCCATGTATAACACAACACTGGCTCCACCCAAGACAGGACTACCACCAAACACACCGCCAG ACGACCCGACTCACAAAGTAGACGACAGCAACACCCGAATCCTGATTGGCTGTTTGGTGGCCATAATCTTCATCCTTGTGgccatcatcgtcatcatcctGTGGAGGCAGGTGTGGCAGAAGATGCTGGAGAAG GCCTCTCGTCGGATGCTGGACGATGAACTAACTGCTAGTTTGTCAATACAGAGCGAGACGTTCATCTACAATCACAACCACAACCATTCAAGTACAACCAGCGAGCAAGAGTCTAATTCCACGTATGAGCGCATCTTCCCTCTCGGTCCAGACTACCAGGAGCCGTCACGCCTCATAT CTTCAAGCAGCACAGCGGCCTCTaagtccaccaccaccaccacggtGGGCCCGGACGGCGTCCCCCACTACGCAGAGGCTGACATTGTGAACCTGCAAGGTGTGACTGGAAGCAACACGTATGCGATCCCTGCAGTGACCATGGACCTGCTGTCGGGGAAGGACGTCGCAGTGGAGGAATTCCCACGAAAGCTGCTCACGTTTAAGGAGAAGCTGGGAGAGGGCCAGTTCGGAGAA GTACACTTGTGTGAAGCCGAAGGAATGCAGGAGTTTATGAACAAAGAGTTTCTGTTTGACATTCCTGAGGACCAGCCGGTCCTGGTGGCGGTGAAGATGCTCCGCTCAGACGCAAACAAAAATGCAAG GAATGACTTCTTGAAAGAGATAAAGATCATGTCACGTTTGAAGGACCCCAACATCATCCGCCTGCTCGCTGTGTGCATCTACAGCGACCCGCTCTGTATGATCACAGAGTACATGGAGAATGGAGACCTCAACCAGTTTCTGTCCCGTCATGAACCCGAGGGGCAACTTGCTCTGCTCAGCAATGCCCCTACAGTCAG CTTTGGAAATCTGTGCTACATGGCCACTCAGATAGCCTCTGGGATGAAATACCTCTCCTCTCTAAACTTTGTTCATCGAGACTTGGCCACGAGGAACTGCTTGGTGGGGAAAAACTACACGATAAAGATAGCTGACTTCGGTATGAGCAGGAACCTCTACAGTGGGGACTACTACCGCATCCAGGGCCGAGCGGTGCTGCCCATTCGCTGGATGTCCTGGGAAAGCatcctgctg GGTAAATTCACCACAGCCAGTGACGTGTGGGCCTTTGCGGTGACCCTGTGGGAAATACTCAACTTCTGCAAGGAGCAGCCGTACTCTCAGCTCACTGACGAGCAGGTGATAGAAAACACAGGAGAGTTTTTCAGGGACCAGAAACGACAG ATCTACCTGCCTCAGCCCGTGCTGTGTCCAGACTCTCTCTACAAGGTcatgctgagctgctggaggaggaacacAAAGGAACGGCCTTCCTTCCAGGAAATACACAGAGCTCTCCTGGATATGGAGCCATAA
- the ddr2a gene encoding discoidin domain-containing receptor 2 isoform X1 yields the protein MSLHVFGMKHLWDVHFLRLTLLHLLGAVTSQVNPGVCRYPLGMSGGQIQDEDISASSQWSESTAARYGRLDFEEGDGAWCPEITVEPDSLKEFLQIDLRSLHFITLVGTQGRHAGGIGNEFAQMYKIKYSRDGSRWISWRNRQGKQVIEGNRNAYDIVLKDLEPPIIARFVRFMPVTDHSMNVCMRVELYGCEWLDGLVSYNAPAGEQMNLPAKSVYLNDSVYDGAIIHSMTEGLGQLTDGVFGLDNFMMSHVYNVWPGYDYVGWTNESFPGGFVEIMFEFDRTRNFTTMKVHCNNMFVHHVKAFRQVVCYFRSESDWEATPLSFSPVVDETNPSARFVTINLANHMASAIKCQFYFADAWMLFSEITFQSDTAMYNTTLAPPKTGLPPNTPPDDPTHKVDDSNTRILIGCLVAIIFILVAIIVIILWRQVWQKMLEKASRRMLDDELTASLSIQSETFIYNHNHNHSSTTSEQESNSTYERIFPLGPDYQEPSRLICKLPEFAQSSEEPASSSTAASKSTTTTTVGPDGVPHYAEADIVNLQGVTGSNTYAIPAVTMDLLSGKDVAVEEFPRKLLTFKEKLGEGQFGEVHLCEAEGMQEFMNKEFLFDIPEDQPVLVAVKMLRSDANKNARNDFLKEIKIMSRLKDPNIIRLLAVCIYSDPLCMITEYMENGDLNQFLSRHEPEGQLALLSNAPTVSFGNLCYMATQIASGMKYLSSLNFVHRDLATRNCLVGKNYTIKIADFGMSRNLYSGDYYRIQGRAVLPIRWMSWESILLGKFTTASDVWAFAVTLWEILNFCKEQPYSQLTDEQVIENTGEFFRDQKRQIYLPQPVLCPDSLYKVMLSCWRRNTKERPSFQEIHRALLDMEP from the exons ATGTCTTTGCATGTGTTTGGGATGAAGCACCTGTGGGACGTTCACTTCCTCCGGCtgaccctcctccacctgttagGAGCCGTCACGTCTCAGGTCAATCCAG gtgtgtgtcgGTATCCTCTGGGCATGTCTGGAGGCCAGATACAGGATGAGGACATCTCTGCCTCCAGCCAGTGGTCCGAATCCACTGCTGCTAGATATGGCAG GCTGGACTTTGAGGAGGGGGATGGTGCGTGGTGTCCAGAGATCACGGTGGAGCCCGACAGCCTGAAGGAGTTCCTCCAGATCGACCTGCGCTCGCTCCACTTCATCACCCTTGTGGGGACGCAGGGTCGACACGCGGGGGGCATCGGCAACGAGTTCGCCCAGATGTACAAGATAAAGTACAGTCGAGACGGCAGCCGCTGGATCTCGTGGAGAAACAGACAGGGCAAGCAG GTGATCGAGGGAAACAGGAATGCCTACGACATCGTACTCAAGGACCTGGAGCCCCCCATAATTGCTCGCTTTGTCCGCTTCATGCCTGTAACGGACCACTCCATGAACGTCTGCATGAGAGTGGAGCTCTATGGCTGTGAATGGCTTG ATGGCTTGGTTTCATACAACGCTCCTGCAGGGGAACAGATGAACCTACCAGCTAAATCAGTTTACCTCAATGACTCCGTCTACGATGGAGCGATCATCCACAG TATGACTGAAGGCTTGGGCCAGCTGACCGATGGAGTGTTTGGTTTGGACAATTTCATGATGAGCCACGTCTACAATGTGTGGCCCGGTTATGACTATGTTGGTTGGACCAATGAGAGCTTCCCTGGTGGATTCGTTGAAATAATGTTTGAGTTTGATCGCACCAGAAACTTCACCACCATGAAG GTCCACTGCAACAACATGTTCGTCCATCACGTCAAGGCCTTCCGTCAGGTGGTCTGCTATTTCCGCTCTGAATCGGACTGGGAGGCCACGCCGCTCTCCTTCAGCCCGGTGGTGGACGAGACGAATCCCAGCGCCCGCTTTGTTACTATCAACCTGGCCAATCACATGGCCAGTGCCATCAAGTGCCAGTTCTACTTTGCAGACGCCTGGATGCTGTTCAGTGAAATCACCTTCCAGTCAG ATACAGCCATGTATAACACAACACTGGCTCCACCCAAGACAGGACTACCACCAAACACACCGCCAG ACGACCCGACTCACAAAGTAGACGACAGCAACACCCGAATCCTGATTGGCTGTTTGGTGGCCATAATCTTCATCCTTGTGgccatcatcgtcatcatcctGTGGAGGCAGGTGTGGCAGAAGATGCTGGAGAAG GCCTCTCGTCGGATGCTGGACGATGAACTAACTGCTAGTTTGTCAATACAGAGCGAGACGTTCATCTACAATCACAACCACAACCATTCAAGTACAACCAGCGAGCAAGAGTCTAATTCCACGTATGAGCGCATCTTCCCTCTCGGTCCAGACTACCAGGAGCCGTCACGCCTCATATGTAAGCTGCCGGAGTTTGCACAGAGCTCAGAAGAACCTG CTTCAAGCAGCACAGCGGCCTCTaagtccaccaccaccaccacggtGGGCCCGGACGGCGTCCCCCACTACGCAGAGGCTGACATTGTGAACCTGCAAGGTGTGACTGGAAGCAACACGTATGCGATCCCTGCAGTGACCATGGACCTGCTGTCGGGGAAGGACGTCGCAGTGGAGGAATTCCCACGAAAGCTGCTCACGTTTAAGGAGAAGCTGGGAGAGGGCCAGTTCGGAGAA GTACACTTGTGTGAAGCCGAAGGAATGCAGGAGTTTATGAACAAAGAGTTTCTGTTTGACATTCCTGAGGACCAGCCGGTCCTGGTGGCGGTGAAGATGCTCCGCTCAGACGCAAACAAAAATGCAAG GAATGACTTCTTGAAAGAGATAAAGATCATGTCACGTTTGAAGGACCCCAACATCATCCGCCTGCTCGCTGTGTGCATCTACAGCGACCCGCTCTGTATGATCACAGAGTACATGGAGAATGGAGACCTCAACCAGTTTCTGTCCCGTCATGAACCCGAGGGGCAACTTGCTCTGCTCAGCAATGCCCCTACAGTCAG CTTTGGAAATCTGTGCTACATGGCCACTCAGATAGCCTCTGGGATGAAATACCTCTCCTCTCTAAACTTTGTTCATCGAGACTTGGCCACGAGGAACTGCTTGGTGGGGAAAAACTACACGATAAAGATAGCTGACTTCGGTATGAGCAGGAACCTCTACAGTGGGGACTACTACCGCATCCAGGGCCGAGCGGTGCTGCCCATTCGCTGGATGTCCTGGGAAAGCatcctgctg GGTAAATTCACCACAGCCAGTGACGTGTGGGCCTTTGCGGTGACCCTGTGGGAAATACTCAACTTCTGCAAGGAGCAGCCGTACTCTCAGCTCACTGACGAGCAGGTGATAGAAAACACAGGAGAGTTTTTCAGGGACCAGAAACGACAG ATCTACCTGCCTCAGCCCGTGCTGTGTCCAGACTCTCTCTACAAGGTcatgctgagctgctggaggaggaacacAAAGGAACGGCCTTCCTTCCAGGAAATACACAGAGCTCTCCTGGATATGGAGCCATAA
- the ddr2a gene encoding discoidin domain-containing receptor 2 isoform X3, with amino-acid sequence MSLHVFGMKHLWDVHFLRLTLLHLLGAVTSQVNPGVCRYPLGMSGGQIQDEDISASSQWSESTAARYGRLDFEEGDGAWCPEITVEPDSLKEFLQIDLRSLHFITLVGTQGRHAGGIGNEFAQMYKIKYSRDGSRWISWRNRQGKQVIEGNRNAYDIVLKDLEPPIIARFVRFMPVTDHSMNVCMRVELYGCEWLDGLVSYNAPAGEQMNLPAKSVYLNDSVYDGAIIHSMTEGLGQLTDGVFGLDNFMMSHVYNVWPGYDYVGWTNESFPGGFVEIMFEFDRTRNFTTMKVHCNNMFVHHVKAFRQVVCYFRSESDWEATPLSFSPVVDETNPSARFVTINLANHMASAIKCQFYFADAWMLFSEITFQSDTAMYNTTLAPPKTGLPPNTPPDDPTHKVDDSNTRILIGCLVAIIFILVAIIVIILWRQVWQKMLEKSETFIYNHNHNHSSTTSEQESNSTYERIFPLGPDYQEPSRLICKLPEFAQSSEEPASSSTAASKSTTTTTVGPDGVPHYAEADIVNLQGVTGSNTYAIPAVTMDLLSGKDVAVEEFPRKLLTFKEKLGEGQFGEVHLCEAEGMQEFMNKEFLFDIPEDQPVLVAVKMLRSDANKNARNDFLKEIKIMSRLKDPNIIRLLAVCIYSDPLCMITEYMENGDLNQFLSRHEPEGQLALLSNAPTVSFGNLCYMATQIASGMKYLSSLNFVHRDLATRNCLVGKNYTIKIADFGMSRNLYSGDYYRIQGRAVLPIRWMSWESILLGKFTTASDVWAFAVTLWEILNFCKEQPYSQLTDEQVIENTGEFFRDQKRQIYLPQPVLCPDSLYKVMLSCWRRNTKERPSFQEIHRALLDMEP; translated from the exons ATGTCTTTGCATGTGTTTGGGATGAAGCACCTGTGGGACGTTCACTTCCTCCGGCtgaccctcctccacctgttagGAGCCGTCACGTCTCAGGTCAATCCAG gtgtgtgtcgGTATCCTCTGGGCATGTCTGGAGGCCAGATACAGGATGAGGACATCTCTGCCTCCAGCCAGTGGTCCGAATCCACTGCTGCTAGATATGGCAG GCTGGACTTTGAGGAGGGGGATGGTGCGTGGTGTCCAGAGATCACGGTGGAGCCCGACAGCCTGAAGGAGTTCCTCCAGATCGACCTGCGCTCGCTCCACTTCATCACCCTTGTGGGGACGCAGGGTCGACACGCGGGGGGCATCGGCAACGAGTTCGCCCAGATGTACAAGATAAAGTACAGTCGAGACGGCAGCCGCTGGATCTCGTGGAGAAACAGACAGGGCAAGCAG GTGATCGAGGGAAACAGGAATGCCTACGACATCGTACTCAAGGACCTGGAGCCCCCCATAATTGCTCGCTTTGTCCGCTTCATGCCTGTAACGGACCACTCCATGAACGTCTGCATGAGAGTGGAGCTCTATGGCTGTGAATGGCTTG ATGGCTTGGTTTCATACAACGCTCCTGCAGGGGAACAGATGAACCTACCAGCTAAATCAGTTTACCTCAATGACTCCGTCTACGATGGAGCGATCATCCACAG TATGACTGAAGGCTTGGGCCAGCTGACCGATGGAGTGTTTGGTTTGGACAATTTCATGATGAGCCACGTCTACAATGTGTGGCCCGGTTATGACTATGTTGGTTGGACCAATGAGAGCTTCCCTGGTGGATTCGTTGAAATAATGTTTGAGTTTGATCGCACCAGAAACTTCACCACCATGAAG GTCCACTGCAACAACATGTTCGTCCATCACGTCAAGGCCTTCCGTCAGGTGGTCTGCTATTTCCGCTCTGAATCGGACTGGGAGGCCACGCCGCTCTCCTTCAGCCCGGTGGTGGACGAGACGAATCCCAGCGCCCGCTTTGTTACTATCAACCTGGCCAATCACATGGCCAGTGCCATCAAGTGCCAGTTCTACTTTGCAGACGCCTGGATGCTGTTCAGTGAAATCACCTTCCAGTCAG ATACAGCCATGTATAACACAACACTGGCTCCACCCAAGACAGGACTACCACCAAACACACCGCCAG ACGACCCGACTCACAAAGTAGACGACAGCAACACCCGAATCCTGATTGGCTGTTTGGTGGCCATAATCTTCATCCTTGTGgccatcatcgtcatcatcctGTGGAGGCAGGTGTGGCAGAAGATGCTGGAGAAG AGCGAGACGTTCATCTACAATCACAACCACAACCATTCAAGTACAACCAGCGAGCAAGAGTCTAATTCCACGTATGAGCGCATCTTCCCTCTCGGTCCAGACTACCAGGAGCCGTCACGCCTCATATGTAAGCTGCCGGAGTTTGCACAGAGCTCAGAAGAACCTG CTTCAAGCAGCACAGCGGCCTCTaagtccaccaccaccaccacggtGGGCCCGGACGGCGTCCCCCACTACGCAGAGGCTGACATTGTGAACCTGCAAGGTGTGACTGGAAGCAACACGTATGCGATCCCTGCAGTGACCATGGACCTGCTGTCGGGGAAGGACGTCGCAGTGGAGGAATTCCCACGAAAGCTGCTCACGTTTAAGGAGAAGCTGGGAGAGGGCCAGTTCGGAGAA GTACACTTGTGTGAAGCCGAAGGAATGCAGGAGTTTATGAACAAAGAGTTTCTGTTTGACATTCCTGAGGACCAGCCGGTCCTGGTGGCGGTGAAGATGCTCCGCTCAGACGCAAACAAAAATGCAAG GAATGACTTCTTGAAAGAGATAAAGATCATGTCACGTTTGAAGGACCCCAACATCATCCGCCTGCTCGCTGTGTGCATCTACAGCGACCCGCTCTGTATGATCACAGAGTACATGGAGAATGGAGACCTCAACCAGTTTCTGTCCCGTCATGAACCCGAGGGGCAACTTGCTCTGCTCAGCAATGCCCCTACAGTCAG CTTTGGAAATCTGTGCTACATGGCCACTCAGATAGCCTCTGGGATGAAATACCTCTCCTCTCTAAACTTTGTTCATCGAGACTTGGCCACGAGGAACTGCTTGGTGGGGAAAAACTACACGATAAAGATAGCTGACTTCGGTATGAGCAGGAACCTCTACAGTGGGGACTACTACCGCATCCAGGGCCGAGCGGTGCTGCCCATTCGCTGGATGTCCTGGGAAAGCatcctgctg GGTAAATTCACCACAGCCAGTGACGTGTGGGCCTTTGCGGTGACCCTGTGGGAAATACTCAACTTCTGCAAGGAGCAGCCGTACTCTCAGCTCACTGACGAGCAGGTGATAGAAAACACAGGAGAGTTTTTCAGGGACCAGAAACGACAG ATCTACCTGCCTCAGCCCGTGCTGTGTCCAGACTCTCTCTACAAGGTcatgctgagctgctggaggaggaacacAAAGGAACGGCCTTCCTTCCAGGAAATACACAGAGCTCTCCTGGATATGGAGCCATAA
- the ddr2a gene encoding discoidin domain-containing receptor 2 isoform X4, whose protein sequence is MSLHVFGMKHLWDVHFLRLTLLHLLGAVTSQVNPGVCRYPLGMSGGQIQDEDISASSQWSESTAARYGRLDFEEGDGAWCPEITVEPDSLKEFLQIDLRSLHFITLVGTQGRHAGGIGNEFAQMYKIKYSRDGSRWISWRNRQGKQVIEGNRNAYDIVLKDLEPPIIARFVRFMPVTDHSMNVCMRVELYGCEWLDGLVSYNAPAGEQMNLPAKSVYLNDSVYDGAIIHSMTEGLGQLTDGVFGLDNFMMSHVYNVWPGYDYVGWTNESFPGGFVEIMFEFDRTRNFTTMKVHCNNMFVHHVKAFRQVVCYFRSESDWEATPLSFSPVVDETNPSARFVTINLANHMASAIKCQFYFADAWMLFSEITFQSDTAMYNTTLAPPKTGLPPNTPPDDPTHKVDDSNTRILIGCLVAIIFILVAIIVIILWRQVWQKMLEKSETFIYNHNHNHSSTTSEQESNSTYERIFPLGPDYQEPSRLISSSSTAASKSTTTTTVGPDGVPHYAEADIVNLQGVTGSNTYAIPAVTMDLLSGKDVAVEEFPRKLLTFKEKLGEGQFGEVHLCEAEGMQEFMNKEFLFDIPEDQPVLVAVKMLRSDANKNARNDFLKEIKIMSRLKDPNIIRLLAVCIYSDPLCMITEYMENGDLNQFLSRHEPEGQLALLSNAPTVSFGNLCYMATQIASGMKYLSSLNFVHRDLATRNCLVGKNYTIKIADFGMSRNLYSGDYYRIQGRAVLPIRWMSWESILLGKFTTASDVWAFAVTLWEILNFCKEQPYSQLTDEQVIENTGEFFRDQKRQIYLPQPVLCPDSLYKVMLSCWRRNTKERPSFQEIHRALLDMEP, encoded by the exons ATGTCTTTGCATGTGTTTGGGATGAAGCACCTGTGGGACGTTCACTTCCTCCGGCtgaccctcctccacctgttagGAGCCGTCACGTCTCAGGTCAATCCAG gtgtgtgtcgGTATCCTCTGGGCATGTCTGGAGGCCAGATACAGGATGAGGACATCTCTGCCTCCAGCCAGTGGTCCGAATCCACTGCTGCTAGATATGGCAG GCTGGACTTTGAGGAGGGGGATGGTGCGTGGTGTCCAGAGATCACGGTGGAGCCCGACAGCCTGAAGGAGTTCCTCCAGATCGACCTGCGCTCGCTCCACTTCATCACCCTTGTGGGGACGCAGGGTCGACACGCGGGGGGCATCGGCAACGAGTTCGCCCAGATGTACAAGATAAAGTACAGTCGAGACGGCAGCCGCTGGATCTCGTGGAGAAACAGACAGGGCAAGCAG GTGATCGAGGGAAACAGGAATGCCTACGACATCGTACTCAAGGACCTGGAGCCCCCCATAATTGCTCGCTTTGTCCGCTTCATGCCTGTAACGGACCACTCCATGAACGTCTGCATGAGAGTGGAGCTCTATGGCTGTGAATGGCTTG ATGGCTTGGTTTCATACAACGCTCCTGCAGGGGAACAGATGAACCTACCAGCTAAATCAGTTTACCTCAATGACTCCGTCTACGATGGAGCGATCATCCACAG TATGACTGAAGGCTTGGGCCAGCTGACCGATGGAGTGTTTGGTTTGGACAATTTCATGATGAGCCACGTCTACAATGTGTGGCCCGGTTATGACTATGTTGGTTGGACCAATGAGAGCTTCCCTGGTGGATTCGTTGAAATAATGTTTGAGTTTGATCGCACCAGAAACTTCACCACCATGAAG GTCCACTGCAACAACATGTTCGTCCATCACGTCAAGGCCTTCCGTCAGGTGGTCTGCTATTTCCGCTCTGAATCGGACTGGGAGGCCACGCCGCTCTCCTTCAGCCCGGTGGTGGACGAGACGAATCCCAGCGCCCGCTTTGTTACTATCAACCTGGCCAATCACATGGCCAGTGCCATCAAGTGCCAGTTCTACTTTGCAGACGCCTGGATGCTGTTCAGTGAAATCACCTTCCAGTCAG ATACAGCCATGTATAACACAACACTGGCTCCACCCAAGACAGGACTACCACCAAACACACCGCCAG ACGACCCGACTCACAAAGTAGACGACAGCAACACCCGAATCCTGATTGGCTGTTTGGTGGCCATAATCTTCATCCTTGTGgccatcatcgtcatcatcctGTGGAGGCAGGTGTGGCAGAAGATGCTGGAGAAG AGCGAGACGTTCATCTACAATCACAACCACAACCATTCAAGTACAACCAGCGAGCAAGAGTCTAATTCCACGTATGAGCGCATCTTCCCTCTCGGTCCAGACTACCAGGAGCCGTCACGCCTCATAT CTTCAAGCAGCACAGCGGCCTCTaagtccaccaccaccaccacggtGGGCCCGGACGGCGTCCCCCACTACGCAGAGGCTGACATTGTGAACCTGCAAGGTGTGACTGGAAGCAACACGTATGCGATCCCTGCAGTGACCATGGACCTGCTGTCGGGGAAGGACGTCGCAGTGGAGGAATTCCCACGAAAGCTGCTCACGTTTAAGGAGAAGCTGGGAGAGGGCCAGTTCGGAGAA GTACACTTGTGTGAAGCCGAAGGAATGCAGGAGTTTATGAACAAAGAGTTTCTGTTTGACATTCCTGAGGACCAGCCGGTCCTGGTGGCGGTGAAGATGCTCCGCTCAGACGCAAACAAAAATGCAAG GAATGACTTCTTGAAAGAGATAAAGATCATGTCACGTTTGAAGGACCCCAACATCATCCGCCTGCTCGCTGTGTGCATCTACAGCGACCCGCTCTGTATGATCACAGAGTACATGGAGAATGGAGACCTCAACCAGTTTCTGTCCCGTCATGAACCCGAGGGGCAACTTGCTCTGCTCAGCAATGCCCCTACAGTCAG CTTTGGAAATCTGTGCTACATGGCCACTCAGATAGCCTCTGGGATGAAATACCTCTCCTCTCTAAACTTTGTTCATCGAGACTTGGCCACGAGGAACTGCTTGGTGGGGAAAAACTACACGATAAAGATAGCTGACTTCGGTATGAGCAGGAACCTCTACAGTGGGGACTACTACCGCATCCAGGGCCGAGCGGTGCTGCCCATTCGCTGGATGTCCTGGGAAAGCatcctgctg GGTAAATTCACCACAGCCAGTGACGTGTGGGCCTTTGCGGTGACCCTGTGGGAAATACTCAACTTCTGCAAGGAGCAGCCGTACTCTCAGCTCACTGACGAGCAGGTGATAGAAAACACAGGAGAGTTTTTCAGGGACCAGAAACGACAG ATCTACCTGCCTCAGCCCGTGCTGTGTCCAGACTCTCTCTACAAGGTcatgctgagctgctggaggaggaacacAAAGGAACGGCCTTCCTTCCAGGAAATACACAGAGCTCTCCTGGATATGGAGCCATAA